Proteins encoded in a region of the Acidimicrobiia bacterium genome:
- a CDS encoding peptidylprolyl isomerase, with the protein MQRLFTLALVVALVVGAVVLAAGDGPNAFTVANHEVSQSEVDAELEALAGNPEFAAGLVGQEVLAAKASVPSNLSAGWLSFRIVTTYAIDELSRRGERVTADDRAATGLARVPSFSELPPEMRARLSHGFASLRALQRSLEDDPSGSVQDAVLSACPSARFVSHILVETEAEVSAIAAELAGGADFAELAVERSTDPGSAEVGGQLGCLDELGDAVAPFLAAAEAAQVGVVSGPVATEFGFHLILVTDTPAQTDLDAASIAVVLRRIGRVPIELDPRYGRWDAATAQVLQAATTAAG; encoded by the coding sequence ATGCAGCGCTTGTTCACACTCGCTCTGGTCGTCGCGCTCGTCGTGGGTGCAGTCGTGCTCGCGGCCGGTGACGGACCGAACGCGTTCACGGTGGCCAACCACGAAGTGTCGCAGTCCGAAGTCGACGCCGAGCTCGAAGCCCTTGCCGGGAACCCCGAGTTCGCCGCGGGTCTCGTGGGTCAAGAGGTGCTCGCAGCGAAGGCGTCGGTCCCGTCCAACCTGTCGGCGGGCTGGCTGAGCTTCCGGATCGTGACCACGTATGCGATCGACGAGCTGTCACGACGGGGTGAGCGCGTCACCGCCGATGACCGGGCCGCCACTGGGCTCGCGCGTGTGCCCTCGTTCAGCGAGCTGCCACCCGAGATGCGCGCGCGCCTATCACATGGCTTCGCGTCGCTGCGCGCGCTCCAGCGGTCACTCGAAGATGACCCGTCCGGCTCTGTCCAGGACGCGGTGCTGAGCGCGTGCCCTTCGGCGCGCTTCGTGTCGCACATCCTGGTCGAGACCGAGGCGGAAGTAAGCGCGATCGCAGCCGAGCTTGCCGGTGGCGCCGACTTCGCCGAGCTCGCGGTCGAGCGCTCGACCGACCCCGGCTCGGCCGAGGTCGGGGGCCAACTCGGCTGCCTCGACGAGCTTGGCGACGCGGTGGCGCCCTTCCTCGCCGCCGCCGAGGCAGCGCAGGTCGGTGTCGTGTCCGGGCCGGTTGCGACCGAGTTCGGGTTCCACTTGATCCTCGTGACCGACACGCCGGCGCAAACCGATCTCGACGCGGCCTCAATTGCCGTGGTGTTGCGACGGATCGGCCGGGTGCCGATCGAGCTCGACCCTCGCTACGGCCGGTGGGACGCCGCGACCGCCCAGGTGCTGCAAGCCGCCACGACCGCCGCGGGCTGA
- the eno gene encoding phosphopyruvate hydratase has product MSEIVDVIAREILDSRGNPTVEVEVELLSGARGRASVPSGASTGAYEALELRDGGDRYRGKGVRSAVDHVHEEICDVVTGLDALDQRLIDDELCTLDGTPAKSRLGANAILGVSLAVTKAAADECDLPVYRYLGGADAHVLPMPLMNVINGGAHADSNVDVQEFMLMPVGAASFGEALRWGSETYHALRELLHARGWNTALGDEGGFAPDLPSNEEAVTLLIEAIEAAGLTPGDEMALAVDVASTEIFADGRYRLEGEGKEFTSDEFAEFLAGLCERYPILSVEDGMAEDDWDGWATLTKRIGDRVQLVGDDVFVTNPERVREGIDRGVANSILVKVNQIGTLTETLDTMLLGRRHGYTSVMSHRSGETEDTTIADLAVATNCGMIKAGAPARTDRTAKYNQLLRIEEELDAGAAYLGGEALARGAGRHG; this is encoded by the coding sequence GTGAGCGAGATCGTCGACGTGATCGCAAGGGAGATCCTCGACTCTCGTGGGAACCCCACGGTCGAGGTAGAGGTGGAGCTCCTCTCGGGCGCGCGCGGGCGCGCGTCGGTGCCGAGTGGGGCGAGCACCGGGGCGTACGAGGCGCTCGAGCTGCGGGACGGCGGTGACCGCTACCGGGGCAAGGGTGTGCGCTCGGCCGTCGACCACGTCCACGAAGAGATCTGTGACGTGGTCACGGGGCTCGACGCGCTCGATCAGCGGCTGATCGACGACGAGCTCTGCACGCTCGACGGCACGCCCGCGAAGAGCCGGCTCGGCGCCAACGCCATCCTCGGGGTCTCGCTCGCGGTCACGAAGGCCGCGGCCGACGAATGCGATCTGCCCGTGTACCGGTACCTGGGGGGTGCCGACGCGCACGTGCTGCCGATGCCGCTCATGAACGTGATCAACGGGGGTGCGCATGCCGACAGCAACGTCGACGTGCAGGAGTTCATGCTCATGCCGGTCGGCGCCGCCAGCTTCGGTGAAGCGCTGCGTTGGGGCTCGGAGACGTACCACGCGCTCCGCGAGCTGTTGCACGCTCGCGGCTGGAACACGGCGCTCGGTGACGAAGGGGGTTTCGCGCCCGACCTCCCGTCCAACGAAGAGGCCGTCACGTTGTTGATCGAGGCGATCGAGGCCGCGGGTCTCACGCCGGGCGACGAGATGGCGCTCGCGGTCGATGTCGCGTCCACCGAGATCTTCGCCGACGGTCGGTACCGCCTCGAAGGTGAAGGCAAGGAGTTCACGAGCGACGAGTTCGCCGAGTTCCTCGCCGGCTTGTGCGAGAGGTATCCGATCCTGTCGGTCGAGGACGGCATGGCCGAGGACGACTGGGACGGATGGGCCACGCTCACGAAGCGAATCGGCGACCGCGTGCAACTTGTGGGTGACGATGTGTTCGTCACCAACCCCGAGCGCGTGCGTGAAGGGATCGACCGCGGCGTTGCCAACTCGATCCTCGTAAAGGTCAACCAGATCGGAACGCTCACCGAGACTCTGGACACCATGCTGCTCGGGCGCCGCCACGGTTACACGTCGGTGATGTCGCACCGAAGCGGCGAGACCGAGGACACGACGATCGCCGATCTCGCCGTCGCGACCAACTGCGGGATGATCAAGGCCGGCGCCCCGGCGCGCACCGATCGCACCGCGAAGTACAACCAGCTCCTCCGCATCGAGGAGGAGCTCGACGCCGGCGCCGCCTACCTCGGTGGCGAGGCGCTGGCACGAGGCGCTGGTCGTCATGGGTGA
- the mazG gene encoding nucleoside triphosphate pyrophosphohydrolase, which yields MGEPGRVVVVGLGPGGADLVTPAARAALVGCEPRYTRTARHPAVVELREEGLALDSFDDRYDAGDDLDEVYRSIVETLITKASEHGAVAYAVPGSPGVAERTVGLLHEAAAAGRVHLDVVPGLSFADIAWATLGVDPMQSGARLADARDLDGITAASGPMLIAQCDHTLVLSDLKIALLEGLASDTRVTVLAHLGLPDQRVREVALADLDRVVEPDHLTSIFVPAPVASAARELARLLALAERLRRPGGCPWDAEQTHHSLTRYLLEESYEVVEAVERLPADAPDGVAADDPAYVALVDELGDLLYQVIFHAVLADEAGAFGMAEIAQGIHDKLVHRHPHVFGDVAAATSDDVMANWEQIKKAEKGAQSIVAGITPGLPSLLYAHKLLRKAASVGLDPGDVGRSLERIDGATASLRGGDADAETTLGELLAAAVALARGLGVDTESALRGWAARFRDRFEAMERIASERGLDLHTMSPSDVEALWLEVSVSPA from the coding sequence ATGGGGGAGCCGGGCCGGGTCGTCGTGGTCGGACTCGGGCCGGGGGGCGCCGATCTCGTCACCCCCGCAGCGCGCGCGGCGCTGGTTGGCTGCGAACCGCGATACACGCGCACCGCGCGTCACCCCGCGGTGGTCGAGCTCCGGGAAGAGGGGCTCGCCCTCGATTCGTTCGATGACCGCTACGACGCCGGGGATGATCTCGACGAGGTCTACCGCTCCATCGTCGAGACGCTGATCACGAAAGCATCCGAGCACGGTGCCGTCGCGTACGCCGTACCCGGGAGTCCCGGGGTCGCAGAGCGCACGGTCGGCCTCCTGCACGAAGCGGCCGCGGCGGGTCGTGTCCACCTCGACGTGGTGCCCGGGTTGTCGTTCGCCGACATCGCGTGGGCAACGCTCGGCGTCGACCCGATGCAGAGTGGTGCCCGTCTCGCCGACGCGCGCGATCTCGACGGGATCACGGCAGCCAGCGGTCCGATGTTGATCGCCCAGTGCGACCACACACTCGTGCTCTCGGACCTCAAGATCGCACTGCTCGAAGGCCTCGCGTCCGACACGCGCGTCACCGTGCTCGCGCACCTCGGGCTCCCCGACCAGCGTGTGCGCGAGGTCGCGCTCGCCGACCTCGATCGGGTCGTCGAGCCCGACCATCTCACCTCGATCTTCGTACCGGCGCCGGTTGCGTCGGCGGCGCGAGAGCTGGCGCGACTGCTGGCGCTGGCGGAGCGACTGCGTCGCCCCGGAGGTTGCCCGTGGGACGCCGAGCAGACGCACCACTCGCTCACGCGGTACCTGTTGGAGGAGTCGTACGAGGTCGTCGAGGCGGTCGAGCGGCTGCCGGCGGATGCACCCGATGGCGTCGCGGCCGACGACCCCGCGTACGTCGCGCTCGTCGACGAGCTCGGGGACCTGCTGTACCAGGTGATCTTCCACGCGGTGCTCGCCGACGAGGCGGGCGCGTTCGGCATGGCCGAGATCGCCCAGGGCATCCACGACAAGCTCGTGCACCGGCACCCGCACGTGTTCGGTGACGTTGCCGCGGCCACGAGCGATGACGTGATGGCGAACTGGGAGCAGATCAAGAAGGCCGAGAAGGGTGCGCAGTCGATCGTCGCCGGCATCACGCCGGGGCTTCCCTCACTGCTCTACGCACACAAGCTCCTCCGAAAGGCGGCATCGGTTGGGCTCGACCCGGGCGACGTGGGTCGCTCATTGGAGCGCATCGATGGCGCGACGGCCTCGCTGCGCGGTGGTGATGCCGACGCCGAGACGACGCTCGGAGAGCTGCTCGCCGCAGCGGTCGCGCTAGCACGAGGGCTCGGCGTCGACACCGAGTCGGCACTGCGCGGCTGGGCCGCACGGTTCCGGGACCGCTTCGAGGCGATGGAGCGCATCGCGTCCGAGCGTGGCCTCGACCTCCACACGATGAGCCCCAGCGACGTCGAGGCGCTCTGGTTGGAGGTGTCGGTCAGCCCAGCGTGA
- the orn gene encoding oligoribonuclease — protein sequence MTTSASEPDRLVWLDLEMTGLDVNRHVIVEIAALVTDTELEALDDGIDIVVHQPPEALAEMDDVVRKMHQKSGLIAEIEASDVTLADAGARTLEYVRGHLAKAGMSPLCGNSIGVDRRFLDRQLPELDAYIHYRSIDVSSLKELCRRWYPEAYRGRPAKAETHRALDDVRESIAELRYYREAMLKPPG from the coding sequence ATGACGACGAGCGCATCCGAGCCCGATCGCCTGGTCTGGCTCGACCTGGAGATGACCGGGCTCGACGTCAACCGCCACGTGATCGTGGAGATCGCCGCGCTCGTGACCGACACCGAGCTCGAGGCGCTCGACGACGGCATCGACATCGTCGTCCATCAGCCCCCGGAGGCACTCGCCGAGATGGACGACGTGGTGCGAAAGATGCACCAGAAGTCGGGGCTCATCGCCGAGATCGAAGCATCCGACGTGACGCTGGCCGACGCCGGCGCGCGAACACTCGAGTACGTACGCGGCCACCTCGCCAAAGCCGGCATGTCGCCGCTCTGCGGGAACTCGATCGGCGTGGATCGACGCTTCCTCGACCGCCAGCTGCCCGAGCTCGATGCGTACATCCATTACCGCAGCATCGACGTGTCCTCGTTGAAGGAGCTGTGCCGGCGCTGGTACCCCGAGGCATACCGCGGCCGTCCGGCCAAAGCCGAGACGCACCGTGCGCTCGACGACGTACGCGAGTCAATAGCCGAGTTGCGCTACTACCGCGAGGCGATGCTCAAGCCTCCGGGATAA
- a CDS encoding cytochrome P450 yields MAVADEQVFLNPFEPGFFDDPYSQYRRLRELRPVHQSPFGPWTLTRYDDVSRLLRDPSLSVEDRNAAVDRRADLFPGDDERQRRGSLAILNLDPPDHTRLRRLVSKAFTPRRVEQLFPRVESLVGGMLDAVEPAGTMDVIADLAFPLPFAVISEMLGLPEGDRDQLRGWSHTLVKTFEPLLTPEEVPELMAASDAMAEHVTEAIEWKRGAPADDLLSAMIAVEEEGDRLSTEELIAQVVLLFVAGHETTVNLIGNGTLALLRHPDQLAALRDDPDLIGNAIEELLRFDSPVQFSRRITLQPLEIDGQHIETGSFVFTMLGAANHDPAHFGEDADELDLRRRDSPHHVSFGGGIHHCLGAVLARAEARVAIGALVRRFPAMALTADSQAWNGRLVLRGLDALPVTLG; encoded by the coding sequence ATGGCGGTGGCCGACGAGCAGGTCTTCCTGAACCCCTTCGAGCCTGGCTTCTTCGACGACCCGTACAGCCAGTACCGACGCCTGCGCGAGCTGCGGCCGGTCCATCAGAGCCCGTTCGGCCCGTGGACGCTCACCCGCTACGACGATGTGTCACGCCTGTTGCGCGATCCGTCGCTCTCGGTCGAGGACCGCAACGCAGCGGTTGACCGGCGCGCCGACCTCTTCCCCGGCGACGACGAACGCCAGCGACGCGGCTCGCTCGCCATCCTCAACCTCGACCCACCCGACCACACCCGATTGCGACGACTCGTGAGCAAGGCCTTCACGCCGCGACGGGTCGAGCAGCTCTTCCCGCGGGTGGAGAGCCTGGTCGGCGGGATGCTGGACGCGGTCGAGCCGGCCGGGACGATGGACGTGATCGCAGATCTTGCGTTCCCGCTGCCGTTCGCGGTGATCTCCGAGATGCTCGGCTTGCCCGAAGGGGATCGCGACCAGCTGCGCGGCTGGTCGCACACGCTCGTCAAGACGTTCGAGCCGCTCTTGACTCCCGAAGAGGTGCCCGAGCTCATGGCCGCGAGCGACGCGATGGCCGAGCACGTGACCGAGGCGATCGAGTGGAAGCGCGGCGCACCGGCCGATGACCTGCTCTCGGCGATGATCGCGGTCGAGGAGGAAGGCGATCGCCTCTCCACCGAGGAGCTCATCGCCCAGGTCGTCCTCTTGTTCGTCGCCGGCCACGAGACCACGGTGAACCTGATCGGCAACGGCACGCTCGCGTTGCTTCGTCACCCCGACCAGCTCGCCGCGCTCCGCGACGATCCCGACCTGATCGGCAACGCGATCGAGGAGCTGCTCCGCTTCGACTCCCCGGTGCAGTTCTCGCGGCGCATCACGCTCCAACCGCTCGAGATCGACGGGCAGCACATCGAGACGGGATCGTTCGTGTTCACGATGCTCGGCGCGGCCAATCACGACCCCGCGCACTTCGGTGAAGATGCCGACGAGCTCGATCTGCGCCGTCGCGATTCGCCGCACCACGTCTCGTTCGGGGGCGGCATCCACCACTGCCTCGGGGCGGTGCTCGCGCGTGCCGAAGCGCGTGTAGCGATCGGCGCGCTCGTGCGTCGCTTCCCCGCGATGGCGCTCACCGCAGACTCCCAGGCATGGAACGGACGCCTCGTGCTCCGCGGCCTCGACGCGCTGCCGGTCACGCTGGGCTGA
- a CDS encoding thiamine pyrophosphate-binding protein yields the protein MARIDGGELFVRAMAREGVTHLFGLPGGHINPIWWAAPRHDIKIIDTRHEAVAAHAAEGFALATGQVGVCAVTAAPGVTNALTGITTANHNGTPMVVLAGAASVRSADSGEVETLDQLAIVRPVTKWARRIDQLDRIPEYVAAAFKEAVTGRPGPVYLEIPIDLVHSQIDEDGIVFPEPIGRAQRAVGPTPALVEQAAALLAGAQRPAIVAGSGVWWSDAADELRALAERGIPVATRRQGRGTMPDDHPLCVGRDWQNLVFQADVLLVVGTQLDYFFGFANFPHLDALIQVDIHPGELGRNRIPVTVPILGDARVVLAALGDLVPRLPTDDWVQRIQAQYAELAARRAELGKSDAVPLHPFRMCAEVAARLDRDATVVGDASNMLMFVDAAIPAYLPGRNPAMSTLGTIGHGIGYAIGAAAARPDSQVVWMVGDGSFGFNAMELDTAARHGMPIVTIVMNNRGWSASWVPLGVRHYELMAPAFDGEGLFVETPDELGPALDRAFASEAPSIVNVMLDPAAPWYAGRYLG from the coding sequence ATGGCGCGCATCGACGGCGGGGAGCTCTTCGTGCGTGCCATGGCGCGCGAGGGCGTCACCCACCTGTTCGGGCTTCCGGGCGGTCACATCAACCCGATCTGGTGGGCGGCACCACGACACGACATCAAGATCATCGACACCCGCCACGAGGCGGTGGCGGCGCACGCGGCGGAGGGTTTCGCGCTGGCCACCGGCCAGGTTGGAGTGTGCGCGGTGACCGCCGCACCTGGCGTGACGAACGCGCTCACCGGCATCACGACGGCCAACCACAACGGCACCCCCATGGTTGTCCTGGCCGGCGCGGCGAGCGTGCGCAGCGCGGACAGCGGCGAGGTCGAGACGCTCGACCAGCTCGCGATCGTCCGGCCGGTGACGAAGTGGGCTCGCCGCATCGATCAGCTCGACCGGATCCCCGAGTACGTCGCGGCTGCGTTCAAGGAAGCGGTGACCGGCCGGCCGGGCCCCGTGTACCTCGAGATCCCGATCGACCTCGTCCACTCGCAGATCGACGAGGACGGCATCGTGTTCCCGGAGCCGATCGGTCGCGCGCAGCGCGCGGTCGGACCTACACCCGCGCTGGTGGAACAAGCGGCCGCGCTACTCGCGGGTGCTCAACGCCCGGCCATCGTCGCCGGCAGCGGCGTGTGGTGGAGCGACGCGGCCGACGAGCTGCGAGCGCTGGCAGAGCGGGGCATCCCGGTTGCCACCCGCCGACAGGGTCGCGGCACGATGCCCGACGACCACCCGCTGTGCGTGGGACGCGATTGGCAGAACCTCGTGTTCCAGGCCGACGTGCTGCTCGTCGTCGGTACCCAGCTGGACTACTTCTTCGGGTTCGCCAACTTCCCGCACCTCGACGCGCTCATCCAGGTCGACATCCACCCTGGGGAGCTTGGCCGGAACCGGATCCCGGTGACCGTGCCCATCCTCGGCGACGCGCGCGTCGTGCTCGCTGCGCTCGGAGATCTCGTCCCGCGCCTGCCCACCGACGATTGGGTGCAACGCATCCAGGCGCAGTACGCCGAGCTCGCGGCTCGCCGGGCCGAGCTCGGGAAGTCCGACGCGGTGCCATTGCACCCGTTCCGCATGTGCGCGGAAGTCGCCGCTCGCCTCGACCGCGACGCCACGGTGGTCGGCGACGCCAGCAACATGCTGATGTTCGTGGACGCGGCGATCCCGGCATACCTGCCCGGACGCAACCCGGCCATGAGCACGCTAGGGACCATCGGACACGGCATCGGATATGCGATCGGTGCGGCCGCGGCGCGGCCGGACTCACAAGTCGTGTGGATGGTCGGCGACGGTTCGTTCGGCTTCAACGCGATGGAGCTCGACACGGCTGCCCGTCACGGCATGCCGATCGTCACGATCGTGATGAACAACCGCGGCTGGAGCGCGTCGTGGGTACCGCTGGGCGTCCGCCATTACGAGCTCATGGCGCCGGCGTTCGACGGCGAAGGCCTGTTCGTGGAGACGCCCGATGAGCTCGGCCCCGCGCTCGACCGCGCCTTCGCGTCCGAGGCACCGTCGATCGTCAACGTGATGCTCGACCCGGCCGCACCCTGGTACGCGGGCCGCTACCTCGGCTGA
- a CDS encoding GNAT family protein — protein MRRGEVLVGPRVELRPLKASDWEQWRDVRLRSRDWLEPWEPFGEPGTADPVTDADAFKARCGAWERQRHFDAAYGFGIFLRKGRFIGEVSLGSVQRGPFQSANVGYWIDEAEAGRGFMPEAVALVIRFAFEELGLHRVEAAIVPRNKASRRVVKKLGLRDEGTSDRFLQIRGVWEDHARYAITAEDWAMRKPDLEADFLTR, from the coding sequence GTGCGTCGGGGCGAGGTGCTCGTCGGGCCGCGGGTGGAGCTACGCCCGCTGAAGGCCAGCGACTGGGAACAGTGGCGCGACGTGCGCCTGCGCAGCCGCGACTGGCTCGAACCGTGGGAGCCGTTCGGTGAACCCGGCACCGCCGACCCCGTCACGGACGCCGACGCGTTCAAGGCGCGCTGCGGCGCGTGGGAGCGTCAACGCCACTTCGACGCCGCGTACGGCTTTGGCATCTTCCTGCGCAAGGGCCGCTTCATCGGCGAGGTGAGCCTCGGAAGTGTGCAGCGCGGTCCTTTCCAATCGGCCAACGTGGGCTACTGGATCGACGAGGCCGAGGCGGGTCGCGGCTTCATGCCCGAGGCGGTCGCGCTCGTCATTCGATTCGCGTTCGAAGAGCTCGGGTTGCACCGCGTGGAGGCTGCGATCGTGCCTCGCAACAAGGCGAGCCGGCGTGTCGTCAAGAAGCTCGGCCTGCGTGACGAGGGCACGTCCGATCGCTTCCTGCAGATCCGTGGCGTCTGGGAGGACCACGCCCGCTACGCGATCACCGCCGAGGATTGGGCCATGCGCAAGCCCGACCTCGAGGCTGACTTCCTCACGCGCTGA
- a CDS encoding Ppx/GppA phosphatase family protein, with protein MTRLAGVDIGTNSVRLLVGDLEGHGRDARVTPIDRRMRITRLGRGVDATRALAPDAIDRTLDVLREYRGVIDDLGAARVRATATSAARDATNRDDFFAAATEALGVRPELLSGEDEAQLSFLGATAGLDAPAPYLVVDIGGGSTEFVVGTQEPEGLCSVDVGCVRVTEQFLYSDPPAPEELSAAVSVVRDQVADVVREIPDIRTAKTLVGLAGTVTTVAAIELGLPEYDGSAIHHFRLTRAAAEDVFRTLALESAAQRRHNPGLEEGRIDVIVGGVLVLVTILRVLGFDEVLVSETDILDGLVRSLAE; from the coding sequence ATGACTCGCCTCGCCGGCGTCGACATCGGCACCAACTCCGTGCGCCTCCTCGTGGGTGACTTGGAAGGGCACGGGCGTGATGCCCGCGTCACCCCCATCGACCGCCGCATGCGGATCACGCGCCTGGGGCGAGGCGTGGACGCAACGCGCGCGCTCGCGCCGGACGCAATCGACCGCACGCTCGACGTGCTCCGCGAATACCGCGGGGTGATCGACGACCTCGGAGCGGCCCGGGTGCGGGCCACCGCAACGAGCGCGGCCAGAGATGCGACGAACCGCGACGACTTCTTCGCTGCGGCCACCGAAGCGCTCGGGGTGCGGCCCGAGTTGCTGTCGGGCGAGGACGAGGCTCAGCTCTCCTTCCTCGGTGCCACCGCCGGTCTCGACGCGCCGGCGCCGTACCTTGTCGTCGACATCGGCGGCGGCTCGACGGAGTTCGTCGTCGGCACTCAGGAACCGGAAGGACTGTGCTCGGTCGACGTCGGGTGTGTCCGGGTCACGGAGCAGTTCCTGTACAGCGATCCACCCGCGCCCGAGGAGCTGTCGGCGGCGGTGTCGGTGGTGCGTGATCAGGTGGCCGACGTCGTACGTGAGATCCCCGACATCCGCACCGCGAAGACGCTCGTGGGGCTGGCGGGCACGGTCACGACCGTGGCCGCGATCGAGCTGGGTCTCCCCGAGTACGACGGTTCCGCGATCCACCACTTCCGACTCACGCGCGCCGCGGCCGAAGACGTGTTCCGCACGCTTGCGCTCGAGTCGGCTGCACAGCGGCGGCACAACCCTGGTCTCGAGGAAGGGCGCATCGACGTGATCGTCGGCGGGGTGCTCGTGCTCGTCACGATCTTGCGCGTCCTCGGGTTCGACGAGGTGCTCGTGAGCGAGACCGACATCCTCGATGGCCTCGTTCGCTCGCTCGCCGAGTAG
- a CDS encoding septum formation initiator family protein, translated as MRRRRAVLMTVLSVLTVVGFLFAFVYPTSTYFRQRSELGRATERLERLERETKRLEAESEKLRGDAEVERLAREQYGLVRLGETPYVLVPVTPTTTVPPDE; from the coding sequence GTGCGTCGTCGCCGCGCCGTCCTCATGACGGTGCTCAGCGTGCTCACCGTGGTGGGCTTTCTGTTCGCGTTCGTGTATCCCACGAGCACGTATTTCCGGCAGCGGTCCGAGCTCGGGCGGGCCACCGAGCGGTTGGAGCGGCTGGAGCGCGAGACGAAGCGTCTCGAAGCGGAGAGCGAGAAGCTGCGCGGCGACGCCGAGGTCGAGCGACTCGCACGCGAGCAGTACGGGCTCGTGCGGCTCGGGGAGACGCCCTACGTGCTCGTGCCTGTGACACCCACGACCACCGTGCCACCCGACGAGTAG
- a CDS encoding DUF501 domain-containing protein: MPGRAHADVDAVRARLGREPQASFDVVVRDAAGEPVVVRNAPFMHDGAPMPTRYWLVDPEIARAVGRLEGAGGVRAAEREIDPGALTAAHIAYAADRDAAIPPDHAGPRPTGGVGGTRTGVKCLHAHYAWYLAGGKDPVGAWVAERLESAPA; encoded by the coding sequence GTGCCTGGTCGTGCCCATGCTGATGTCGACGCTGTCCGCGCGCGCCTCGGAAGAGAGCCACAAGCCAGCTTCGATGTCGTGGTGCGCGACGCGGCCGGTGAACCGGTCGTCGTGCGCAACGCCCCGTTCATGCACGACGGCGCGCCGATGCCCACGCGGTACTGGCTGGTCGACCCGGAGATCGCGCGCGCCGTGGGTCGCCTCGAAGGGGCAGGCGGCGTGCGTGCGGCCGAGCGCGAGATCGATCCCGGCGCGCTGACCGCGGCGCACATTGCGTACGCAGCCGATCGCGACGCGGCCATCCCGCCGGACCACGCCGGGCCGCGCCCGACGGGTGGGGTGGGCGGCACCCGCACCGGCGTGAAGTGCCTCCATGCGCACTACGCGTGGTACCTCGCCGGCGGGAAGGACCCGGTCGGCGCGTGGGTGGCCGAGCGCCTCGAAAGCGCACCGGCATGA